Within Cucumis melo cultivar AY chromosome 4, USDA_Cmelo_AY_1.0, whole genome shotgun sequence, the genomic segment ATAATAAGaatgataattaaaaaaaaaaccgtcGGTGTCTTGTCAGAGGAAGCAAATTAAAGGCTGAATTTTTATAATgtgaaatatttatatttacctttttcttttcttctatctCCTCGAGCATATAGATATTTGAGAATACAATTCTTATCGATCGAAAAACTTTAATTACTTAAGAATGGAAGTTAGAAAAATAAGATTAGAATCTAATATTGAATTCAAGTAAGATAAAGAGAGAATAAAAAATCTAACACATTCCTCAAACCAATAAATATAGAACATGAAAATGATTTAGAAAGTAAGAGTCATACAATACGAAGTTTGAGATATAATTGAGGGAAAGACAATGAAAAAGATACCCACAATCTAAATGCAAAGATTTTTCAGATGTgtgttataattatattattaaatataagtTATATACGTTGATATCAAATATAACAGACTTAAGATTaagaatcaaaataaataattttataaaattaaaaactaaaatagaaCAAACGTGAAAGTTGTGTTGTTTTTAACTAAATACTTTAATACCATAGTAAATCGTCATTTGACCTAAAAGATTAAACTAGTTTATGAAATATAGATATAATGATACCTAGAGTCGTTGCATGAAGTTGAAATGTGTGTTAGAACTTAGAAGACCTAACAAGTAAAAATCAACTTTAACCGAAGAGATCAACGTAATAATAGAAGAGCTTAAGTGTAAAGCCGACTGAATCGAATCGTCTATGTTATGATACGATGATGTTAAAACCGAGAAGGGGcctacaaaagaaaaagaaagagagtgaGAATCTGAGTTGGGGAAGAGTTGTCCATAAAATGCAAAGCAAAATATGCCCACTTCTTTTAAAAGCCCAATTTTGGGAATCTGATTTGGTAGCTACCACTCAATATTTCTCAAATTCCCTCtctaatatatatatctatatctatctatatatgtgtgtatatatgattgctattattatttttaatcatTTTGAAATTCCTAACTTGCCTATTTCTCATTGGTTGATCTTTAAAATAATTTGGTATTTTTCTAGTGGAATTCACCATTATTATCTCCAACAAAATATaaagtgtttttttttcccTACAATTATTCTTATCCTCATCACTTGGATTTCtttctactttttatttttatattcattTTATGTACTCTGTTTTTTCTTCTAACCCTTTATTGAAAATACTCttgattttatttatatataaaaaaaagaaattcatgTTAGGCACCAACATAATGTTTTGAAGTTTTCTATAGAGTGTTTTGTCATTTTTGTGGGTCATAGAGATCAAATTATAATTACCTCTAACTTTAAAGGAAAGAGTTATAAAGGGTTCTTGAAAGggaaaaaatataaagatacaTGGAAACGttttaaatgagatttaaagATATGATAAATTCATGTATTAGTTAGAGTTACGGTTTTCTAAATTGTCCTATTGATTACTAAACATTAAGGGTGGACTTATTATGGAGTGTGGGTTCTTTTTGTTTCTCTTCTGactttttatatatttcattttcaatatattaatTTGTTATCGTATCATAAAACAAGATACCGTAGGGATGAGCAAATAAAACTGAAAAACCAATTCAACAGATCAATGTTTATTAAACCAACGTCGGACGAACACAACATCAAATTTGGATGAAAACCGTCCCTTTTCTAGGATCAAAATGAGCCTAAACCTAACTAGGTTTGAGCTTTAGGTCTAAGTTAGCATGCTCAACCCCAAGAGAGGATCGTCCATAGGCATAGAATATAAGTGGTCTCTCCTTTGGTCAAAGTCAACCCCAAGAATCCACCCCAAAAAGGAGATATCACACGGAAAATCTAGCCCAAGAAAAGaggataaatttaaaaaaaaaaaaaaaaaaaactcccaATGAAAGAGAACAAGGCCGAGAAACGTTATAAATACATAACAAAACTCCTGTAGAATCAAATCCATTAGTACACAAACTCCCCGCTCGCTAATACATTTTTTGACTTAAACATCGCCGCTTATTTAACAACTATCACACAAGCATTCAAATCTTTTTATCTCACAAATCACCTTCTTCccttaaattaaaaatttatcatTGATGTCACGTAGACGATGTCACCTAAATACCAAATATGACCCTTCTAATCAAGTAGTCAACACACTCAAATAGAAATGTCGAACTAAACCCACATTTACTCATCcatcataagaaaaaaaaaactcaaatcaTAATAGAAAAAATGGTACCAATTAAGTATGTGAAAGGAAAGAACTTGGAGAAAAGAATAGTAGAAGTAGTAGAAGAGAGTATAATTAGGAGACAAGTGAGTGATGCGGCGACTAAAAGGCCGCTTCCCAAACCCATTATCTAAAAAGcactttaaattaattaataattattattcccATTATCATTGTTCTTCCCATAACATACAAACTATATTAGGATATAATATCTCTTCTCTTTacaaaaaaaagtcaaattctctcctttcttttttctttgcttaaTTAATCATTTAGGATAAGGATCAATCGATATATATTTACCATTATTGATAGTTGGAGTTGTCCCACTCTTATTTGTTCGTTATTAGAACACATACACAGAGAATGAGAATCGAtacatagatatatatgatTTCACTAACAACGTGTTAGTTACATCCACAAAGTAGATGAAGGATaatttttagagagaatgtttTCATAATACAAAGCAACGTCACTCGGATCAGAAGGTTTATATAATACAATTCTCTAAACCCTAATTTTGTTGCACACATAACATATTCAAAATATtccaaacacacacacacatatatattaaaacaagATAATATCTCAGACTAAGCGAAACAGATAAACATTTTAGCAGCATAATCATGTAAAGTCGTATCGAAAATCTTTGAATATTGAATAAAAAGTgtaaattatttataataatgATATCAGTAGTGCCAAAAAGTGTTTAGCTCAAATATCAATTGAAAGAACAAAAATCAAATTTCCCTCCGTagggaataataataataatagtttttaAATTGAAGAGATAGTGGGCCAGGTTTGAAATCAATCGGGCCCAGTAAACGTAATTACAATATGGGTCCACGGTATATAAACACAGGCCCAATATATCTAATGGGCTCCCGAGCTTAAAACTGGGCTTCAACTCATTGCAAGTTCTGAATTGGACTGGGCCCATATTTACCCGGCCCTCTtccatttacaaaatattaaacaaaaagCAAAATTAGTAAATTTTTAATGAATAAAATTACCTTTTTAGCCCTCAAGTTTACAAGAATAGACTAATTTGGTCTCTGCGTTTTCAAAATGTATCTTTTAGTTTCCGAGTTTTTAAAAATGAGATTAAAAAGTCTCccaaattattttatatttttattttacataattatattctattttaaattagaagaattaaaaataacattctcgataaaactttattttatacattttaAATTTCATGTAATCTTTTTGGAAGTATAAGGTTACTTAAGAGACCTTTAAACCTATTTTTTAGAAACTCAAGAACTAAAATGTACATTTTAAATACTCGGGAACTAAATAAGTTTATTCTTATAAATGGAGGACTAAAAAGTCTATTTTTTATActttaaacttttgaaattggattatttttaattctagtattatattttgtgttgatttcttctttttacATCGACATTAATCAAACATGTCTAAATATCAAATTCAttaggaattaaaaaaaaaaaaaaacttctcgTAATAAAATTTTCATCCATATTAGAGATCAATTTAAAGTAAGCTTTGCTAAACGATAATTAATTAACACGATCTTTCGTCTCAAATGTAAAAGGTTCGAATCTTCTCACTTTCGATTGTTGTACTAGAAAAAATATTGGGATTAATTGCATAAGTGAAAGATAGTAAGTAAATATTTTTTACCTTTAAAGAAGGAAAGTTCAAATGCTTTGTTCTTAAGCAAATGCATCATCATTAAGTATAGAAATAACTCCACAATTATTGCCCATAATTTTCCACGttcaattaaaattaaagggtttttttttttctttctttttaaaataacaataaataacATTTCaagtattttttgtttttgttttttttattcttcagaaaatccattttaaaattattttttctatttaattatatttttgagAAAATAATTGATAACCAAAACTTAATGTGTTTTTATAttataacattaaaaaaaactactcTTTTTTTTATAACAGAAATCTTAAACTTTTATAGTAAATAAAGTTAGACAATTCTTTGATTATTTATAACTATTCTCACTTGATTTCATTTAAATTCatctaaataaaattattatctttttaaaatcaGACCAAAGTGGGGAAGAAcatagaaaaatgaaagataTAAAATCACTCATACTTAACAAAATGTGGTTAATCTTGTATTTAAAGAAGTCTTGTATGTGTGCTAAAATTATATATTCTAGGTTTTAAAATGAAATTCTAATAAAGGCTCTAAATTTagttgatacaattattagttcGTAAAATTTAACCGATATTACTCTAGAAGTTTAGGCTTTTTTCATTGAAATTGTAGGATAGCTTTCGTGTATTTTGCTTTCTTTATTCTCCTATTAGTTCTCGAAGACCATTCGTGTGAATCCCGAATCCTACATTGGTCGTACTTAGGTCTTCTATAGGTTCTTTGAGCTTTTTTTAGATTCTCTATAGGTTATCTAAGCAACTTTAACCCTTACTCTAAGCTCCCTCTAAGTTACCTCATGGATCTGTAATCTAAGCTCCTTCGTGGGTCGTTTGAACTTAGTTTAAACTCTTCTTAAGATTGTCAAAACTCACTCTAGGCTCTCTTGTAGGTCATTTGAATTCATTATAGACTCCTTCGTAGGTCTTCGAAGCCACAAAGCCTTCATAAACTCTTGGTCTCGACTTACCTTGATAAAATCTGTCCATGACAAAATATGGTTTTAAAAACTTAATTGTGTtataaaatttacatatttccatgaagaaagaaataattatacttttcaaaaacaaagatcacattaattaaaattaacatCTAGATATTAactcaaaataaatttaaagcaaaaaaattaataaaccaAATTAGTTCATTCAAACATATATTTTTCTAGACAAAGAGAGATGAATTGCATTGTCAACCTCCTATCttccaaaattattttaaaacattttataCAACATCAGAGAGCTCGTTCAACTCTCCAACTCCGATCTAAAAAaagattagaaaaaaaaaaacttacattTTACATAATTAGTCGAGCTTATTATAGCTTAATTAAGCCTAAAACCTTAGAGAGTAATCCTCCTAAGACAAAACCTTTTTAACATTATCAATATTACTCCCGACATCCTTGGTAACAATAACCCTAAGCAAAGGACATGGTTGAGCTTCTTCGAGCATTTGAACCACACTTCTCATAGTCGGTCTTAAATTTGGAAGCCTTGCAGTACACAAAATGGCAATTCTTAGTACCTTTATTGCATCCTCTTTGTATGCATCTGGTATCCTCGAATCAACTATACTCAATACACTTTCTCTCGtcttcaaattctttgataCCCATTGTACTATCTCTTTGTTCTCTCCGTACTCTCCCTCTATTGCCTTTTTCCCGCTCACTAACTCCATCAAAACCACTCCAAAACTATACACGTCGCTCTTCTCATCCACCTTGTATGTATATCCGTATTCTGCATACATACAATATTAATTGGTTTAAAAgtgtaaaattaaacaataataataaatttgatttcGAGTGATTAAAGGTATGTTTCGGATCTACCTGGGGCTATGTAGCCCGGGGTGCCGGCAATGACATGGGTAGTGTCGTGAGAGGTTGTTGTTGTGTGAAGAATCTTAGCAAGTCCAAAATCAGCGATTCTGGGCTTCAAGAATTCATCCAAAAGTATATTACTAGATTTGACATCCCGGTGAATTACCGGCCGGTCACAACCATGATGAAGATATTCCAATCCCTTCGCGGCTCCGACGGCGATTTCGTATCTTGTTTCCCAATCCAATTCCATTTTTCTCGACGTGTGAAGTCTGTCCCATAAGCTTCCATTTGCCATGTATTCATACACCAACAAGCTTGAAACCTCGCTCGTTATGCTGCAGTAAAGCTTCACCACGTTCACATGACGGATTGAGCTTAGAGTCTTCACCTCTGAGTCGAATTCCGACGACTTTGTTCTCTGTTTAACAAGCATCGGCGATGAACTACggtaattcttcttcttcttctcctcctcgtATGGATTTGTGTTCCAAATATGCTTCACGGCGAACTCTTTCCCGTTTCCGACTGTTACTTTGTAAACGTTGCCGGAACCTCCTTTTCCGATTAGATTCTCGTCTTTAATGGAATCGAGAATCTCCTCTTCTGTGAATGTCATTACGTGGAACGATTTTAGGTCCCACGATTCCTCTTTAAGCGATCGATCTCGATCTTTTGCGCTCTTTTTTAAGGTTATGAAGCACCATAGCGTGAGGCTGAGAAGAATTAATCCGATGGCGAAAGCGATGACGAGTACTCTGACGTCCTTCGACGGGCCGGAATTTTGTGAACATCGCCGTATAAAGTTGTCGGCCTCACTGCAGAGGCCAGGGTTTCCGGCGAAGCTTTCTTTGTAAGCTCCGTTCGAGAGTGCTTCGGGTACTGGACCGATTAATTGATTGTTCGAAAGATCGAGAGAACTCAATTTCAGATGCGAAAATGTCGAGGGGATTTCACCTGATAGGTGGTTATTGGAGAGATTCAAAGCGTTTAAAACTGGAAGAAGCCCGAGCGATGAAGGAATTTGTCCAGAGAAGAAATTTTCCGCCAGATTTATGATACTCAAAGAATTACACAAGCCGATCGACTCTGGAATCGAACCGGATAATTTGTTCCCCTGCAATTCGAAGC encodes:
- the LOC103503626 gene encoding receptor-like protein kinase 7, translated to MSSLHFLSFLTLLSLFFLPGIKSTDDQRQILTKLKSSLHTSNSNVFHTWTLQNPICSFSGIVCDSRGFVTQIDLSQQALSGVVPFDSLCQLPALEKLALRSNSLSGEITNSLNNCVKLKYLDLSGNFFSSSFPSIHSLSGLEFLYLNSSGISGKFPWKSIGNLSGLVVLSVGDNGFDNTTFPLEVTNLKKLNWLYMSNCSLTGEIPRSIGNLTELHNLEVSDNYITGTIPVEIGNLNKLWQLELYNNQLTGILPVGLRNLTGLKNFDASLNYIHGDLSELRYLTNLVSLQMFENQISGQVPVEFGEFKSLVNLSLYKNKLTGPLPQSIGSWTEFDYIDVSENFLTGSIPPDMCKKGTMKKLLVLQNNFTGEIPATYGNCSTLTRFRVSQNLLTGVVPSGIWGLPNVNIIDLDSNKLEGSITSDIGKAVALSELYIGNNRFSGRLPLEISQAKSLASVDLSNNQFSDELPATIGDLKNLDSFELQGNKLSGSIPESIGLCNSLSIINLAENFFSGQIPSSLGLLPVLNALNLSNNHLSGEIPSTFSHLKLSSLDLSNNQLIGPVPEALSNGAYKESFAGNPGLCSEADNFIRRCSQNSGPSKDVRVLVIAFAIGLILLSLTLWCFITLKKSAKDRDRSLKEESWDLKSFHVMTFTEEEILDSIKDENLIGKGGSGNVYKVTVGNGKEFAVKHIWNTNPYEEEKKKKNYRSSSPMLVKQRTKSSEFDSEVKTLSSIRHVNVVKLYCSITSEVSSLLVYEYMANGSLWDRLHTSRKMELDWETRYEIAVGAAKGLEYLHHGCDRPVIHRDVKSSNILLDEFLKPRIADFGLAKILHTTTTSHDTTHVIAGTPGYIAPEYGYTYKVDEKSDVYSFGVVLMELVSGKKAIEGEYGENKEIVQWVSKNLKTRESVLSIVDSRIPDAYKEDAIKVLRIAILCTARLPNLRPTMRSVVQMLEEAQPCPLLRVIVTKDVGSNIDNVKKVLS